In Sulfuricurvum sp. IAE1, one DNA window encodes the following:
- a CDS encoding LemA family protein, with amino-acid sequence MQVFLIILAVVSLSLILMYNSLIGKKNQVDNIFAGVDAVLKKRFDLIPNLVASVERYMEHEKSTLEKVTQLRSEGMKSGISDEQKIALDAKLTAALGSVTVAMEAYPDLKANENVMHLQRSLAEIEEQISAARRAYNQAVTDLNNAIEMFPTNLMAGWMKLQRRAVFEITLNERQNVNVGDLFNRS; translated from the coding sequence ATGCAGGTTTTTCTGATTATTCTCGCCGTGGTATCACTGAGTCTGATACTGATGTACAACTCGCTGATCGGTAAAAAAAATCAGGTCGATAACATCTTCGCCGGAGTCGATGCCGTCCTCAAAAAACGGTTCGACCTCATCCCCAACCTCGTCGCCTCCGTAGAACGTTACATGGAACACGAAAAATCGACGCTGGAAAAAGTGACGCAATTGCGCAGCGAAGGGATGAAAAGCGGAATAAGCGATGAGCAGAAAATCGCTCTTGACGCCAAACTGACCGCCGCCCTGGGATCCGTTACGGTGGCAATGGAGGCATATCCCGACCTCAAAGCCAACGAAAACGTGATGCACCTGCAACGCTCGCTGGCCGAAATCGAAGAGCAGATTTCCGCCGCGCGGCGCGCCTACAATCAGGCCGTCACCGACCTGAACAATGCCATCGAAATGTTCCCGACCAACCTGATGGCGGGGTGGATGAAACTGCAACGCCGGGCCGTGTTTGAAATCACTCTCAATGAACGCCAAAACGTTAACGTCGGTGATCTCTTCAACCGTTCATGA